AAACAAACACCAAGGAAAGAGTTTTGCTCAACACACACACCAGATTGGTAGAGTGGTAGGCAAATCCAAACTGGGATCAAATGGTCATTGTAATCCTAGGCTAAAACTTAAATGATCTTAACAGCATTTCACAGAATCTTAAACTTAAGCCTACTTTTAATGGAAACTTCATAATTAAAGCCTTTGATATTGCATACTAATTACATTTAAGAATGCAGATATAGTAATACAGTGTAATTTCAACAAAAACTAGTGAGCTTCAGTGCTAAGTAGTTTCATTATAATTCTGCAGCAAAATTCTTCATACACTCCTCAAACATTCACAATCTTATTTGGAAAGCTATCAAATAACAAGTTAAGATATATATTCTTTTCCCAGTAGCTCAAATTCTACACAAATTGCTTACAAAGCTGTACTGAGTAATAATAATAGTACAGGGTCATGAACTAATTTTCAAGAAGCAGTTCAAGGAAAAGCATCCTATAATCCTATTTTCACATGCTAAAAGATAAATTAACATATCAGCTTATATCATATAACTAAGCTATATCACTGGGCCAATTTGAATAGAATCAAGTCCATAGTCCATACTTAGCTTGAAGGTTAAGATTCATCAGCATGATCATAAAACACCAAACTGCTAGTTTTCTAAATTGTAAACATCTAAATCAAGCTTATCAGAGCAACATCAGCGAAAATCTTGCAAAGAGAAAAAGTAATAACATATAATGATACAATTTTCAAGTTTACAACACAGCAAAGAGTTCACaattaacaaaaacaataataaaagctcatcatcatcatcaacatacATACCCTTGAAGCACAGAGAATGATCAAGGCACAGCATTGAGCCTCCCTTCAAACACGAAACCTCGGTACAGCCCTTCGCCGTTTCCCGGCAAGTGATCGATCCACCGCCACTCTCCTCCTACCTTTCTGCTGCTCCCGGACCGATCCCAAAGCGCCAATTTCTTCCCGATCCGCTTCGCCGAGAAGCAAACCCTGTCTCCGCCTCCAAAAACCTTGAACTTGCTGGACTCCCTGAAGCACCGGAACATCTCAGGCGGCATCCTCCCTGCCTCCTCCCAGTCCATCGTCTTCAAATCAAGCCGCAGAATCAAGATCGTCGAGCACGGCGCGTTCAGTGAGAACGACGACTTCAATCCCCCAACCATCAGCACTGTCGCGCGACCTCCATCGCCGCCGTTGTCTCGAACCAGTCTCGGCCTCTTCAATATATCAAACACGTCACCCCACTCGTGCCGCTCCAGCCTGCTCCACGTCTGAAACGCCGCGTGTGGCGGCGCAGCCGCCGCAAAGAGCTTCCACTGGCTCCGCCACGGCGAGCCGACGTCGCAGAGCGCAAGGACGCGGTCTCCGACGAGGACCGGACTCCGTGGCTTCGCAGGAAGATTGGAGGAGAATTTCATCCACTGGTGGTTGCTGTCGCCGGAGAAATATAGGGCGGCGAGTTCGGTGAGGACCATAACGCGGTTAGAGGAGTCAACGAGGACGGAGCCATGGCGCGACCAAGCGGAGCCGAGGTGAGGGAGGAGGCGGAAGTGGCGCGTGAGTGGATTGCAGGCGATTAGGGATTTGGTGTTGTCGGAGGGGGAAAGAGCCCAGAGGTAGAGGAGGCCGTGGGAGGAGGCGACAGGGTTGGGGTTTCGGAAGGGGAGGAAGGTGAGGGGGAAGCGGAGCCAGCGGTTGAGGTCGGGGTCGAAGAGG
The genomic region above belongs to Arachis stenosperma cultivar V10309 chromosome 5, arast.V10309.gnm1.PFL2, whole genome shotgun sequence and contains:
- the LOC130980192 gene encoding SKP1-interacting partner 15, yielding MEEDDPLIYRLPQDTLHQIFSSLPLRQVIICRTLSKFFNALLSTPSFLTLLSTTLPPLHLLALRHPHHHHHPSSSLHLFDPDLNRWLRFPLTFLPFRNPNPVASSHGLLYLWALSPSDNTKSLIACNPLTRHFRLLPHLGSAWSRHGSVLVDSSNRVMVLTELAALYFSGDSNHQWMKFSSNLPAKPRSPVLVGDRVLALCDVGSPWRSQWKLFAAAAPPHAAFQTWSRLERHEWGDVFDILKRPRLVRDNGGDGGRATVLMVGGLKSSFSLNAPCSTILILRLDLKTMDWEEAGRMPPEMFRCFRESSKFKVFGGGDRVCFSAKRIGKKLALWDRSGSSRKVGGEWRWIDHLPGNGEGLYRGFVFEGRLNAVP